One window of Nocardia sp. NBC_00508 genomic DNA carries:
- a CDS encoding MbtH family protein: MKNPFDDDDAKFYVLINEEGEHSLWPVFAAVPGGWTIAYGAANRKSCLQYVENHWVDMRPKSLVEAMSNEAN; encoded by the coding sequence ATGAAGAACCCGTTCGACGACGATGACGCCAAGTTCTACGTCTTGATCAACGAGGAGGGTGAGCACTCGCTATGGCCGGTCTTCGCCGCCGTCCCCGGCGGCTGGACCATTGCCTACGGCGCGGCCAACCGCAAGTCCTGCCTGCAGTACGTAGAGAACCACTGGGTGGACATGCGTCCCAAGTCGCTTGTCGAGGCGATGTCCAACGAGGCGAACTGA
- a CDS encoding helix-turn-helix domain-containing protein: MVEVDWTGEAVHALRTAMKRSRYEFARLVGVTPRTVVLWENGRTTRMHAASQRLLDRVVSQADSAVVTRFERAITAGRESVSNRESADPAPERHTKLGREIGLDKEVEEDDVRRRELLACIGAGMAGQAADLVANEPERMLATLDAGSISERRLVFLEQSAEVLGTRVVQVPPHELLHAGLEQFRLVRGCLGERQPTHQQVRLVRTAGRLANVVGEILFNEGHFGQARMWYATAIHAAQDIGDRYSEDIALAGLAYLPTYSDKPKEVLQLLDGRLQENPSYGPAAAWLWGMAARAHASLGHADEFARCITRSAAALDDVGPEDLSVGIFSFRPEKLAFYQAIGYSRLGRADETAAAAAHAMALYDPSETMEPALVRFEHATALLASGEVDEACAVATGALTNARTYVGLTVTKRAKQFDAALGGLRTRAVTEWRQQAHTTIDARVKA, translated from the coding sequence ATGGTGGAGGTCGACTGGACGGGCGAAGCAGTACATGCGCTTCGCACGGCGATGAAGCGAAGCCGTTACGAATTCGCACGTCTGGTGGGCGTCACCCCGCGCACCGTGGTCCTATGGGAGAACGGCCGGACGACCCGAATGCACGCCGCTAGCCAGCGACTGCTCGACAGGGTTGTATCGCAAGCCGATTCAGCCGTTGTCACCCGATTCGAGCGGGCGATCACCGCGGGACGGGAGTCGGTCTCCAACCGCGAAAGCGCCGATCCGGCGCCCGAAAGGCACACCAAGCTCGGTAGGGAAATCGGGCTCGACAAGGAAGTCGAGGAAGACGACGTGAGAAGGCGAGAACTGCTGGCCTGCATCGGCGCAGGCATGGCAGGCCAGGCGGCGGACCTGGTGGCGAACGAACCGGAGCGGATGCTCGCGACTCTGGACGCCGGGTCGATCAGCGAGCGCCGACTGGTGTTCCTGGAGCAGTCTGCCGAGGTCCTCGGCACGCGAGTGGTGCAGGTGCCACCGCACGAACTGCTGCATGCCGGCCTGGAGCAGTTCCGCCTGGTCCGCGGCTGCCTCGGCGAACGGCAACCGACCCATCAGCAGGTCCGGCTGGTGCGCACCGCAGGCCGACTGGCGAACGTGGTCGGCGAGATCCTGTTCAACGAGGGTCATTTCGGTCAGGCGCGGATGTGGTACGCCACCGCGATCCACGCCGCGCAGGACATCGGCGACCGCTATTCGGAAGACATCGCCCTGGCCGGACTCGCGTATTTGCCGACCTATAGCGATAAACCGAAGGAAGTTTTGCAGCTTCTCGATGGTCGTTTGCAAGAAAATCCGTCATACGGCCCCGCTGCCGCATGGTTGTGGGGAATGGCCGCGCGCGCACATGCCAGCCTCGGTCACGCCGATGAATTCGCGCGCTGTATCACGCGATCGGCCGCGGCATTGGACGATGTCGGGCCGGAAGACCTTTCGGTCGGTATCTTCTCTTTCCGACCCGAGAAACTCGCCTTTTATCAAGCGATCGGATATTCCCGCCTCGGCCGGGCCGACGAGACCGCCGCGGCGGCGGCGCACGCGATGGCGCTGTACGACCCGTCGGAGACCATGGAACCCGCCCTGGTCCGCTTCGAACACGCCACGGCGCTGCTGGCCTCCGGAGAGGTGGACGAAGCCTGCGCGGTGGCGACCGGCGCGCTCACCAACGCGCGCACCTACGTCGGCCTCACCGTCACCAAGCGCGCCAAGCAGTTCGACGCTGCGCTGGGCGGTCTGCGCACGAGAGCAGTTACGGAGTGGCGGCAACAGGCCCACACGACGATCGACGCCCGTGTCAAGGCGTGA
- a CDS encoding TetR/AcrR family transcriptional regulator, with protein sequence MGAEERRAAGKAAGENPARAVRRRPRDRRAQIAAASAEAFGALGYHGVSMEDIASRLEISSAALYRHYPSKYALFREEVLRLGAVSQEAARLPDDAGELPAERRLEQVLDALITAAIANRRSAALLRWQRRYLEDADAATLSEQLASVNAALMSLLADTRPALSKADRAVLAAALLSALSSIGDHHVSIPVRALTLRLTAACRTIADCLLPPPGGAEAETIAATEIPLTFKHELLLVRAVELFHQRGYPNVSVEDIAAAAGLPASSAVYRFYRGKGDILAAAFRRAADRVSAAIGPAVAAAATPEQALSTLVELYVAGSFAERELTFVYYAEISNVPPEERTVLRNIQRLNVDEWAKLLAAARPELSAAEARLLVHAALALVVDLGERFGSHDPACSRLRVICLMQVILFGRPAE encoded by the coding sequence ATGGGTGCCGAGGAACGCCGCGCTGCGGGCAAGGCGGCGGGCGAGAATCCGGCACGGGCGGTCCGGCGCCGGCCGCGCGATCGACGCGCCCAGATCGCGGCGGCGTCCGCCGAGGCATTCGGCGCGCTGGGCTACCACGGCGTCAGCATGGAGGACATCGCCTCGCGGCTGGAGATCAGCTCCGCCGCGCTCTATCGCCACTACCCGAGCAAGTACGCGCTGTTCCGCGAGGAAGTGCTACGGCTGGGCGCGGTCAGCCAGGAGGCGGCCCGGCTGCCGGATGACGCGGGCGAACTGCCCGCCGAGCGCAGACTCGAGCAGGTACTCGACGCCCTGATCACAGCCGCCATCGCCAACCGGCGCAGCGCCGCGCTGCTGCGCTGGCAGCGGCGCTATCTCGAGGACGCCGACGCGGCCACCCTGTCCGAGCAACTCGCGAGCGTGAACGCGGCGCTGATGTCCCTGCTCGCCGATACCAGGCCCGCGCTGAGCAAAGCCGACCGCGCCGTGCTCGCGGCGGCTTTGCTGAGCGCGCTCAGCAGCATCGGCGATCACCACGTCTCGATTCCGGTCCGCGCATTGACCCTGCGGCTCACCGCGGCCTGCCGCACGATCGCCGATTGCCTGCTACCGCCGCCCGGCGGCGCCGAAGCCGAAACCATTGCGGCGACCGAGATTCCGCTGACCTTCAAACACGAACTGCTGCTGGTGCGCGCGGTGGAACTGTTCCATCAGCGCGGCTATCCGAACGTCAGTGTCGAGGACATCGCGGCCGCCGCGGGGCTGCCCGCCTCCTCGGCGGTGTACCGCTTCTACCGCGGCAAGGGCGATATCCTCGCCGCCGCGTTCCGCCGAGCGGCCGATCGGGTGTCGGCCGCCATCGGCCCCGCCGTCGCGGCCGCCGCAACCCCCGAGCAAGCGCTGAGCACGCTGGTCGAACTGTACGTGGCCGGCTCGTTCGCCGAGCGCGAGCTGACCTTCGTCTACTACGCCGAGATCAGCAACGTGCCGCCGGAGGAGCGCACCGTGCTGCGCAATATCCAGCGGCTCAATGTCGACGAGTGGGCCAAACTGCTCGCGGCCGCGCGTCCGGAGCTGTCCGCCGCGGAAGCACGCCTCCTCGTGCACGCCGCACTGGCGCTGGTAGTAGACCTGGGCGAGCGCTTCGGCTCGCACGACCCGGCCTGCTCCCGTCTGCGGGTGATCTGCCTCATGCAGGTCATCCTGTTCGGTCGACCGGCAGAATAG
- a CDS encoding TetR/AcrR family transcriptional regulator, whose translation MSVDNRRTARKASSGDSAPREVRRRPKNRRAQIAAASAAAFGALGYHGVSMDDIASGLGISSAALYRHYPSKYALFREELLRVGRAMTESVELPDEAADWPAEQRLRHVLDALIAVTIENRPTVTLVRWEGRYLEPADETTLDEQQAAVLDALGSELAALRPKTTDDDLRVLRAALLSAITSIADHHAGLPAKALARLLHSACWSIAHAELPAERPVEPVAVVEIPDSFKHELLLRKAVELFHERGYPNVSVEDIATAAGLSAASAVYRFYRGKSDILAAAFRRAAERVSGAIGPAVAAAGDSEDALTALITKYVAGSFAERALTFVYYTEFQHVPAEERTVLRNIQRLSVEEWARLLREVRTELTPAEARILVHAAFAVVVDLGRAFGNEPLAAQDRVRLLMQLVLFGRPAQ comes from the coding sequence ATGAGTGTCGACAATCGCCGTACGGCGCGGAAGGCGAGCAGCGGCGACTCGGCACCTCGAGAGGTCCGGCGGAGGCCGAAGAATCGCCGGGCCCAGATCGCGGCGGCCTCGGCCGCGGCGTTCGGCGCACTCGGCTACCACGGCGTGAGCATGGACGACATCGCCTCCGGCCTCGGGATCAGCTCCGCGGCCCTGTATCGGCACTATCCGAGCAAGTACGCGCTGTTCCGGGAGGAATTGCTGCGGGTGGGCCGGGCGATGACCGAATCGGTCGAGCTGCCCGACGAGGCGGCGGACTGGCCCGCCGAGCAGCGGCTGCGGCACGTGCTCGACGCGCTCATCGCCGTCACGATCGAGAACCGCCCCACCGTCACCCTGGTGCGCTGGGAGGGGAGATACCTCGAACCCGCAGACGAGACGACGCTCGACGAGCAGCAGGCCGCGGTACTCGACGCCCTGGGCAGCGAACTGGCCGCGCTGCGCCCGAAGACCACCGATGACGATCTGCGGGTGCTGCGCGCGGCATTGCTCAGCGCGATCACCAGCATCGCCGACCACCACGCCGGCCTTCCCGCGAAAGCTCTTGCCCGCCTGCTGCATTCGGCGTGCTGGTCGATCGCGCACGCGGAGCTGCCCGCCGAACGTCCGGTCGAGCCGGTGGCGGTGGTGGAGATCCCGGATTCGTTCAAACACGAACTGCTGCTGCGCAAAGCGGTCGAGCTGTTCCACGAGCGCGGGTACCCGAACGTCAGCGTGGAGGACATCGCCACCGCCGCAGGGCTTTCGGCCGCCTCCGCGGTGTACCGGTTCTATCGCGGTAAGAGCGACATCCTGGCCGCCGCGTTCCGCCGCGCCGCCGAACGGGTTTCCGGCGCCATCGGCCCGGCCGTCGCGGCGGCAGGCGATTCCGAGGACGCACTCACCGCGTTGATCACGAAGTACGTCGCGGGCTCGTTCGCCGAGCGCGCCCTCACCTTCGTGTATTACACGGAATTCCAACATGTTCCGGCCGAGGAACGCACCGTGCTGCGCAATATCCAGCGGCTCAGTGTCGAGGAGTGGGCCCGGCTGCTGCGCGAGGTGCGCACCGAACTCACGCCGGCCGAGGCCCGCATTCTGGTCCACGCGGCCTTCGCGGTGGTCGTCGATCTCGGCCGCGCCTTCGGCAACGAGCCACTCGCAGCTCAGGATCGGGTGCGCCTGCTGATGCAGCTGGTGCTCTTCGGTCGCCCCGCACAGTAG
- a CDS encoding acetoacetate--CoA ligase, giving the protein MQPQWMPTEQDIAAARITDFARFVAERTGVRPADYRELWQWSITDLPGFWHALWDYFELGEVAGEVLADTEMPGARWFPGTRLNYVDQVIRQLRTDRPAIKAISEDGPIREVSWAELIDDTATLARTLRSLGVRPGDRVVGYLPNIPEAVVAFLATASIGAIWSACGQDYSPKAALDRLGQLEPTVLVTADGYRFGGKTHDKRADIAALRAGLDSLKGTIAIPRLGLRVPDAMPWREAVTTTAAAPPVITTESVDFDHPLWIVFSSGTTGLPKGIVHGHGGVLLEHLKAVALQSDIGPEDTFFWYTSPSWMMWNFQIAGLLAGATIVCYDGSPTHPAPDTLWRIAAEVGATVLGTSPGYVLACIKAGSVPRTDHDLSTLRTVGITGSALPTSSALWLGENVGDHVQVSSISGGTDVVSAFIGGVRTVPVWPGELSAPYLGVALDAYDPAGQPVQGEVGELVVTEPMPSMPVRFWRDDDGKRYHDAYFDMFPGVWRHGDWITITDHHSVIVHGRSDSTLNRHGIRMGSADIYQSVERLPEIAEALVIGAEQPDGGYWMPLFVVLAPGAELTDDLKARINNTIRTEVSPRHVPDEIILAPGIPHTRTGKKLEVPIKKLFQGADPARVVERTAVDDPDLLDWYAARRR; this is encoded by the coding sequence ATGCAACCACAATGGATGCCAACCGAACAAGACATCGCTGCGGCCAGGATCACCGACTTCGCGCGATTCGTCGCGGAGCGCACCGGGGTGCGGCCAGCGGACTACCGCGAACTGTGGCAGTGGTCGATCACGGATCTCCCCGGCTTCTGGCACGCGTTGTGGGACTACTTCGAACTCGGCGAGGTCGCCGGCGAGGTGCTGGCCGACACCGAGATGCCGGGCGCGCGGTGGTTCCCCGGCACCCGGCTCAACTATGTCGACCAGGTGATCCGCCAGCTGCGCACCGACCGGCCCGCGATCAAGGCGATCAGCGAGGACGGTCCGATTCGCGAGGTGTCCTGGGCCGAATTGATCGACGACACTGCCACTTTGGCCCGTACGCTGCGCTCGCTCGGCGTGCGGCCCGGCGACCGGGTGGTGGGATACCTGCCGAACATCCCGGAGGCGGTGGTCGCGTTCCTGGCCACCGCGAGCATCGGCGCGATCTGGAGTGCCTGCGGTCAGGACTACTCGCCGAAGGCGGCGCTGGACCGGCTCGGCCAGCTGGAACCCACCGTGCTGGTCACCGCCGACGGCTACCGTTTCGGCGGCAAGACACACGATAAACGCGCCGACATCGCCGCCTTGCGTGCGGGGCTGGACTCGCTGAAGGGCACGATCGCGATCCCCCGGCTCGGGCTCCGCGTACCGGACGCGATGCCGTGGCGCGAAGCGGTCACCACCACAGCGGCCGCGCCCCCGGTGATCACCACGGAGTCCGTCGATTTCGACCATCCGCTGTGGATCGTGTTCTCCTCCGGCACGACCGGCCTGCCCAAGGGCATCGTGCACGGCCACGGCGGCGTGCTGCTCGAACACCTCAAAGCCGTTGCCCTGCAATCGGATATCGGTCCAGAGGACACGTTCTTCTGGTACACCAGCCCCAGCTGGATGATGTGGAACTTCCAGATCGCCGGCCTGCTGGCCGGGGCGACGATCGTCTGTTATGACGGCAGCCCCACCCATCCCGCTCCCGACACGCTCTGGCGCATCGCCGCCGAAGTGGGCGCCACCGTGCTGGGCACCAGTCCCGGCTATGTGCTGGCCTGCATCAAAGCGGGCTCCGTGCCGCGCACCGACCACGACCTGTCGACGTTGCGCACGGTCGGCATCACCGGCTCCGCACTGCCCACCTCCTCGGCGCTGTGGCTGGGCGAGAACGTCGGCGACCACGTGCAGGTCTCCTCGATCAGCGGCGGCACCGACGTGGTGTCGGCGTTCATCGGCGGTGTGCGCACCGTGCCGGTGTGGCCGGGTGAGCTTTCGGCGCCCTACCTCGGCGTGGCGCTGGACGCCTATGACCCGGCGGGGCAGCCGGTGCAGGGCGAGGTCGGCGAGCTCGTCGTCACCGAGCCGATGCCGTCCATGCCGGTCCGCTTCTGGCGCGACGACGACGGAAAGCGTTATCACGACGCGTATTTCGACATGTTCCCCGGCGTCTGGCGGCATGGCGACTGGATCACCATCACCGACCACCACAGCGTGATCGTGCACGGCCGCTCCGACTCCACGCTCAACCGGCACGGCATCCGGATGGGCAGCGCGGACATCTACCAGTCCGTCGAGCGGCTGCCGGAGATCGCCGAGGCCCTGGTGATCGGCGCCGAGCAGCCCGACGGCGGGTACTGGATGCCACTGTTCGTCGTGCTCGCCCCCGGCGCCGAACTCACCGACGACCTGAAGGCACGCATCAACAACACCATCCGCACCGAGGTGTCCCCACGCCACGTCCCCGACGAGATCATCCTCGCCCCCGGCATCCCGCACACCCGCACCGGCAAGAAGCTGGAGGTGCCGATCAAGAAATTGTTCCAGGGCGCCGACCCGGCTCGCGTCGTCGAGCGCACCGCCGTCGACGACCCCGACCTGCTCGACTGGTACGCAGCCCGGCGACGGTGA
- a CDS encoding HpcH/HpaI aldolase/citrate lyase family protein, which yields MSWQMAGPAWLFCPADRPERYAKAAAAADVVILDLEDGVAAHDKAAARTALVDTPLDPETTVVRVNAAGTDEHDLDLAALAATGYRRIMLPKCESAEQITALPDYEVIALIESPLGALALGQAVPARNAIGVMWGAEDLVAALGGTASRHAGGGYRDVARHVRSTALLAAKAYGKLALDSVYLDIRDLDGLRAEAEDAVAVGFDAKVAIHPSQVPVLRAAYAPSEDDTAWARRVLAEAPKHRGVFAFEGRMVDAPVLRHAEQIVRRAGRA from the coding sequence ATGAGCTGGCAGATGGCGGGTCCGGCCTGGTTGTTCTGCCCGGCGGATCGCCCGGAGCGTTACGCGAAGGCCGCCGCCGCGGCCGACGTGGTGATCCTCGACCTGGAGGACGGTGTCGCCGCCCACGACAAAGCGGCGGCGCGCACGGCGCTGGTCGACACCCCATTGGACCCCGAGACCACGGTGGTGCGGGTCAACGCGGCCGGCACCGACGAGCACGACCTCGATCTGGCGGCGCTGGCCGCCACCGGCTATCGCCGGATCATGCTGCCGAAATGCGAATCCGCCGAACAGATCACGGCGCTGCCGGACTACGAAGTGATCGCGCTGATCGAGTCGCCGCTCGGCGCGCTCGCGCTCGGCCAGGCGGTGCCTGCGCGCAACGCGATCGGTGTCATGTGGGGCGCGGAGGATCTGGTTGCGGCGCTGGGCGGGACCGCGAGCAGGCACGCCGGCGGCGGCTACCGCGACGTCGCCCGGCACGTCCGATCCACCGCGCTGCTGGCGGCCAAAGCGTACGGAAAGCTGGCGTTGGACTCGGTCTACCTGGATATTCGCGATCTGGACGGTCTGCGCGCGGAAGCCGAGGACGCGGTCGCGGTCGGCTTCGACGCCAAGGTCGCGATCCACCCGAGCCAGGTGCCGGTGCTGCGGGCGGCCTACGCACCGTCGGAGGACGACACCGCGTGGGCCCGGCGGGTGCTCGCGGAGGCGCCGAAGCACCGCGGCGTGTTCGCCTTCGAGGGCAGGATGGTCGATGCCCCCGTGCTCCGGCATGCCGAGCAGATCGTGCGACGCGCCGGCCGCGCCTGA
- a CDS encoding MaoC family dehydratase translates to MTRRAVVQRGLWFEEFDTEVVYEHRPGRTITEADNVLFTTLTMNTQALHLDAAFSEQLPPFNQRLVNSMFTLSTLVGLSVAQLTQGTIVANLGFSEIAFPKPLFHGDTMYAETVVTDKRESKSRPGEGIVTFAHTARNQHGDIVATAVRKTLVRKAPEQP, encoded by the coding sequence GTGACCCGGCGCGCGGTGGTGCAGCGCGGACTCTGGTTCGAGGAGTTCGACACCGAGGTGGTCTACGAGCACCGGCCCGGCCGGACCATCACCGAGGCGGACAACGTCCTGTTCACCACGCTGACCATGAACACCCAGGCATTGCACCTGGACGCGGCGTTCAGCGAGCAGCTGCCCCCGTTCAACCAGCGGCTGGTGAATTCGATGTTCACGCTGTCCACCCTGGTCGGGCTCTCGGTGGCGCAGCTGACCCAGGGCACCATCGTGGCCAACCTCGGCTTCTCGGAGATCGCGTTCCCCAAGCCGCTGTTCCACGGCGACACCATGTACGCCGAAACCGTGGTCACCGACAAGCGCGAGTCGAAGAGCCGCCCCGGCGAGGGCATCGTCACCTTCGCACACACGGCACGCAACCAGCACGGCGACATCGTCGCCACCGCGGTACGCAAGACGCTGGTCCGCAAAGCCCCGGAGCAGCCATGA
- a CDS encoding acyl-CoA dehydrogenase family protein, whose protein sequence is MTDFLSTGTLPEEYRDLALTVRDFARSVVAPVAAEHDANHTFPYEVVAGMAEMGLFGLPFPEEYGGMGGDYFALCLALEELGKVDQSVAITLEAGVSLGAMPIYRFGNDKQKQEWLPQLTSGRQLAAFGLTEPGAGSDAGGTRTTAAADSGEWIINGSKQFITNSGTDITVLVTVTAVTGQTGGKKEISTILVPTDTPGFVAEPAYNKVGWNASDTHPLSFTDVRVPEENLLGERGRGYANFLRILDEGRIAIAALSVGAAQGCVDESVRYAKEREAFGQTIGRNQAIAFKIARMEARAHAARTAYYDAAALMLAGKPFKKQAAIAKLVASEAAMDNARDATQIFGGYGFMNEYPVARHYRDSKILEIGEGTTEVQLMLIGRELGL, encoded by the coding sequence ATGACCGACTTCCTGTCCACCGGCACGCTGCCGGAGGAGTACCGCGATCTCGCGCTGACCGTGCGTGACTTCGCGCGGTCGGTGGTCGCTCCGGTGGCGGCCGAGCACGACGCGAACCACACCTTCCCGTACGAGGTGGTCGCGGGAATGGCCGAGATGGGTCTGTTCGGTCTGCCGTTCCCCGAGGAGTACGGCGGCATGGGCGGCGACTACTTCGCCCTGTGCCTCGCGCTCGAAGAGCTGGGCAAGGTCGACCAGAGCGTGGCCATCACCCTGGAGGCGGGCGTCTCGCTCGGCGCGATGCCGATCTACCGATTCGGCAACGACAAGCAGAAGCAGGAATGGCTGCCCCAGCTGACCAGCGGCCGCCAGCTCGCCGCGTTCGGCCTGACCGAACCGGGCGCGGGCAGCGACGCGGGCGGCACCAGGACCACCGCGGCCGCCGACAGCGGCGAGTGGATCATCAACGGCAGCAAGCAATTCATCACCAATTCCGGCACCGACATCACCGTGCTCGTCACGGTGACCGCCGTGACGGGACAGACCGGCGGCAAGAAGGAGATCTCGACCATCCTGGTGCCCACCGACACCCCCGGCTTCGTCGCCGAACCCGCGTACAACAAGGTCGGCTGGAACGCCTCCGACACCCATCCGCTCAGCTTCACCGACGTGCGCGTGCCCGAGGAGAACCTGCTCGGCGAGCGCGGCCGCGGCTACGCGAACTTCCTGCGCATCCTCGACGAGGGCCGCATCGCCATCGCCGCGCTGTCCGTCGGGGCCGCGCAGGGCTGCGTGGACGAGAGCGTCCGCTACGCCAAGGAGCGCGAGGCGTTCGGCCAGACCATCGGCCGCAACCAGGCCATCGCTTTCAAGATCGCCAGAATGGAAGCGCGGGCGCACGCCGCCCGCACCGCCTACTACGACGCCGCGGCGCTGATGCTGGCGGGCAAGCCGTTCAAGAAGCAGGCGGCCATCGCGAAGCTGGTGGCCAGCGAAGCCGCCATGGACAACGCCCGCGACGCGACACAGATCTTCGGCGGCTATGGCTTCATGAACGAGTACCCGGTCGCCAGGCACTATCGGGACAGCAAGATCTTGGAAATCGGCGAAGGCACGACGGAGGTGCAGCTGATGCTGATCGGACGGGAGCTGGGCCTGTGA
- a CDS encoding acetyl/propionyl/methylcrotonyl-CoA carboxylase subunit alpha, with the protein MLNKSVPVEFDTVLVANRGEIAVRVIHTLRAMGIRSVAVYSDADADARHVHEADTAVRLGPAPARESYLSIDAVVAAAVRTGAQAVHPGYGFLSENAAFAAALTEAGIVFLGPPARAIEVMGDKIAAKNTVAAFGVPVVPGIASPGLTDDELIAAAAEVGYPVLVKPSAGGGGKGMRRVDDPDRLPDALRSARREAAAAFGDDTLFLERFVTRPRHIEVQILADQFGNVLHLGERECSLQRRHQKVIEEAPSPLLDTATRARIGAAACSTARSVDYVGAGTVEFIVSADRPDEFFFMEMNTRLQVEHPVTELVTGVDLVECQVRVAAGQKLAVAQDDIRMVGHAIEARVYAEDPGRGFLPTGGTVLDLDEPEGPGVRVDSGLRIGTRIGSDYDPMLSKVIAHANDRDAALAKLDRALADTVLLGVTSNIEFLRFLLADPDVVAGRLDTDLLDRRVADFHPVSVGDEEFVAAAVRHWLRRWPTTAGNPWEVPSGWRIGAHAHTPIRLAGGDRIEHVYLSGTPTDGVVRVGDGATSSLTATFTGRDDDAYAGVLTLTRDGLRRTFRVAEQDGLLWVAGPSGIAALREVAEVNVRVGDEHVGDAEIHSPMPGSVIAVPVASGAAVAAGDPVVIVEAMKMEHSLTAPVAGIIELLVEPGAQVRLDQVLARVVAAQAEPEHAQREGIPT; encoded by the coding sequence ATGCTGAACAAATCCGTTCCCGTCGAGTTCGACACCGTGCTGGTCGCCAACCGCGGCGAGATCGCGGTGCGCGTGATTCATACGTTGCGCGCCATGGGAATTCGCTCGGTGGCCGTCTACAGCGACGCCGACGCCGACGCCCGACACGTCCACGAGGCCGACACCGCGGTGCGCCTCGGACCAGCCCCCGCACGGGAGAGCTACCTGTCCATCGACGCTGTGGTGGCCGCCGCCGTGCGCACCGGCGCGCAGGCCGTCCATCCCGGCTACGGATTCCTCTCGGAGAACGCGGCTTTCGCCGCCGCGCTGACCGAGGCGGGCATCGTCTTCCTCGGCCCGCCCGCGCGCGCGATCGAGGTGATGGGCGACAAGATCGCCGCGAAGAACACCGTGGCCGCGTTCGGCGTCCCGGTGGTGCCGGGCATCGCTTCGCCGGGCCTCACCGATGACGAGCTGATCGCCGCGGCCGCCGAGGTCGGGTATCCGGTGCTGGTCAAGCCGTCCGCGGGCGGCGGAGGCAAGGGCATGCGCCGAGTGGACGATCCGGACCGGCTGCCCGATGCCCTGCGCAGCGCGCGCCGCGAGGCCGCCGCCGCGTTCGGGGACGACACGCTGTTCCTGGAACGCTTCGTCACCCGGCCCCGGCACATCGAGGTGCAGATCCTCGCCGACCAGTTCGGCAACGTGCTGCACTTGGGCGAGCGCGAATGCAGCTTGCAGCGCCGCCACCAGAAGGTGATCGAGGAGGCGCCCTCGCCGCTGCTCGACACGGCGACCAGGGCCAGGATCGGCGCCGCCGCCTGCAGCACCGCGCGCAGCGTGGACTACGTGGGCGCGGGCACCGTGGAGTTCATCGTCTCCGCCGACCGGCCCGACGAGTTCTTCTTCATGGAGATGAACACCCGCCTCCAGGTGGAGCATCCGGTGACCGAGCTGGTCACCGGCGTCGACCTGGTGGAATGCCAGGTCCGCGTCGCGGCCGGGCAGAAGCTCGCGGTGGCGCAGGACGACATCCGCATGGTCGGGCACGCCATCGAGGCCAGGGTGTACGCCGAGGACCCGGGGCGCGGGTTCCTGCCCACCGGCGGCACGGTGCTGGATCTCGACGAGCCGGAAGGCCCAGGGGTCCGGGTCGATTCGGGGCTGCGGATCGGCACGCGCATCGGCAGCGACTACGACCCGATGCTGTCGAAGGTCATCGCGCACGCCAATGACCGCGACGCCGCGCTCGCGAAACTGGACCGGGCGCTCGCCGATACCGTGCTGCTCGGCGTGACCAGCAATATCGAGTTCCTGCGCTTCCTGCTGGCCGACCCGGACGTCGTCGCAGGGCGATTGGACACCGACCTGCTGGACCGGCGAGTGGCCGACTTCCATCCCGTGTCCGTCGGCGATGAGGAGTTCGTCGCCGCGGCGGTCCGGCACTGGCTGCGGCGCTGGCCGACGACGGCGGGCAATCCGTGGGAGGTCCCGTCCGGCTGGCGGATCGGCGCCCACGCACACACGCCGATCCGGCTCGCGGGCGGCGATCGGATCGAGCACGTCTACCTCTCCGGCACGCCCACCGACGGTGTGGTGCGCGTCGGCGACGGCGCGACCTCGTCGCTCACCGCGACATTCACCGGTCGCGACGACGACGCCTACGCCGGTGTGCTCACCCTGACCAGGGACGGCCTGCGGCGCACCTTCCGGGTTGCCGAGCAGGACGGTCTGCTGTGGGTGGCGGGACCGTCCGGCATCGCGGCGCTGCGCGAAGTCGCCGAGGTCAATGTACGCGTCGGCGATGAACACGTCGGCGACGCCGAAATCCACAGTCCCATGCCGGGTTCGGTGATCGCGGTGCCGGTCGCTTCCGGCGCCGCGGTCGCCGCGGGCGATCCGGTGGTGATCGTGGAGGCGATGAAGATGGAGCACTCCCTCACCGCCCCGGTCGCCGGGATCATCGAACTGCTGGTCGAGCCCGGCGCCCAGGTGCGCCTCGACCAGGTGCTCGCGCGCGTCGTCGCCGCGCAAGCCGAACCGGAACACGCTCAACGAGAAGGAATCCCGACATGA